In one Deltaproteobacteria bacterium genomic region, the following are encoded:
- a CDS encoding methyltransferase domain-containing protein, whose translation MSEHGVRKNAERVQLRVRGKRHELRVDGTYASSWTPGEIATRSVWDALAASVLALPLERRRDVLILGLGAGSAARIVRALAPEARIVGVELDADVVAAARRWFELDALRVEVVIGDAREVIARLRGRFDAVLEDVFIGEENTLRKPEGFPLPVLAHAKRLLRAGGVVASNTIDEGPAVRRALAERFPRVVEVSVAEHDNRIYVAGAGPLSARSLRAAVAANALLAPTLSRIAFRTP comes from the coding sequence GTGAGCGAGCACGGCGTGAGAAAAAACGCGGAGCGCGTGCAGCTGCGCGTGCGCGGGAAGCGCCACGAGCTACGCGTCGACGGCACCTACGCGTCGTCGTGGACGCCCGGCGAGATCGCGACGCGTTCGGTGTGGGACGCGCTCGCCGCGAGCGTGCTCGCGCTGCCGCTCGAGCGCCGCCGCGACGTCTTGATCCTCGGCCTCGGCGCCGGCTCCGCCGCGCGCATCGTGCGCGCGCTCGCGCCCGAAGCGCGCATCGTCGGCGTCGAGCTCGATGCGGACGTGGTCGCCGCCGCGCGGCGCTGGTTCGAGCTCGATGCGCTGCGCGTCGAGGTCGTGATCGGTGACGCGCGCGAGGTGATCGCGCGGCTGCGAGGCCGCTTCGATGCGGTCCTAGAGGACGTGTTCATCGGCGAAGAGAACACGCTGCGGAAGCCCGAGGGCTTCCCACTGCCGGTTCTGGCGCACGCGAAGCGGCTGCTGCGGGCCGGGGGCGTCGTCGCGAGCAACACGATCGACGAAGGGCCCGCGGTGCGCCGCGCGCTCGCGGAGCGCTTCCCGCGCGTGGTCGAGGTCTCGGTCGCCGAGCACGACAACCGCATCTACGTCGCCGGCGCAGGCCCGTTGAGCGCGCGCTCTCTCCGCGCGGCGGTCGCCGCCAATGCCCTGTTGGCGCCGACCCTCTCGCGGATTGCCTTCCGCACGCCCTGA
- a CDS encoding cyclic nucleotide-binding domain-containing protein has translation MNDANDRLRRVAAMESRSDPRVGVELRVDVASDQFSGALPAMTRDLSIGGACIATSSPLATQSIRQLVLHLPQGPLRVEAQGCWQAWNPATSAMLTGVAFKSVTPSTQDAIWDHVLDVSKELARFVLRSSELRDIGIDGAMSLAQVSRLCAVRPGAAIFQEGSGNAASSQSLFILREGSVLIRTRLRDVVERDIAVVQPGELLCGLALFTSAAHAETAVARSACRLIEIDERAFLYLMQARPWIAQKVAFAAARSYARRLRGALETLTLPH, from the coding sequence GTGAACGACGCGAACGATCGGCTACGCCGCGTGGCGGCGATGGAGAGCCGCAGCGACCCCCGCGTCGGCGTGGAGCTGCGTGTAGACGTCGCGAGTGATCAGTTCTCCGGGGCGCTGCCGGCGATGACCCGCGATCTCTCGATCGGCGGCGCCTGCATCGCGACGAGCTCGCCGCTGGCGACGCAGAGCATCCGCCAGCTCGTGCTCCACCTTCCCCAAGGTCCGCTGCGCGTCGAGGCGCAGGGGTGCTGGCAGGCGTGGAACCCCGCGACTTCCGCGATGCTGACGGGCGTCGCGTTCAAGTCGGTAACGCCGAGCACTCAGGACGCGATTTGGGACCACGTGCTCGACGTGAGCAAGGAGCTCGCGCGCTTCGTGTTGCGGAGCTCCGAGCTGCGCGACATCGGCATCGACGGTGCGATGAGCCTCGCGCAGGTGAGTCGCCTGTGCGCGGTTCGCCCCGGCGCCGCGATCTTCCAGGAGGGCAGCGGAAACGCGGCCTCCTCGCAGTCGCTGTTCATCCTGCGCGAAGGTTCCGTGCTGATTCGCACGCGCCTGCGCGACGTCGTCGAGCGCGACATCGCCGTCGTGCAGCCAGGCGAGCTGCTCTGTGGGCTCGCGTTGTTCACGAGCGCGGCGCACGCCGAGACGGCCGTCGCGCGCAGCGCTTGCCGCCTGATCGAGATCGACGAGCGCGCGTTCCTCTACTTGATGCAGGCGCGACCTTGGATCGCGCAGAAGGTCGCCTTCGCCGCGGCGCGCAGCTACGCGCGCCGCCTGCGCGGAGCGCTCGAGACGCTGACGCTTCCCCACTGA
- a CDS encoding helix-turn-helix transcriptional regulator gives MHAALDMPIRGFLEDLPLASIAVDRASRIAYANAAAAALFGGAAGELVGASFFDFLPVGERSGFVVRAADWRGGNAAVFRGVVQGPGKSLAGVIGIPIVLRDERHDFAGAMILFLGVPALRDLLANYLERVRDNVSATLAQIVAEAREAHAAAASYSPLARTRKDSRKLQSLSDREWEVVERVARGQRVAQVASDLGVAISTARNHLKASFKKLGVKSQAELVALVLGGSGGPR, from the coding sequence GTGCACGCCGCGCTGGACATGCCGATTCGAGGATTTCTCGAGGATCTGCCGCTTGCGTCGATTGCGGTCGACCGAGCGAGTCGCATCGCCTACGCGAACGCCGCGGCCGCTGCGCTGTTCGGAGGCGCCGCGGGCGAACTGGTGGGCGCGAGCTTCTTCGACTTCCTCCCGGTGGGCGAGCGCTCGGGTTTCGTCGTGCGGGCGGCGGACTGGCGCGGAGGCAACGCGGCCGTCTTTCGCGGCGTGGTGCAGGGACCGGGGAAATCGCTGGCGGGCGTGATCGGGATCCCGATCGTGCTGCGCGATGAGCGCCACGATTTCGCCGGAGCGATGATTCTCTTCCTCGGCGTCCCCGCGCTGCGAGACCTGCTCGCGAACTACCTCGAGCGCGTGCGCGACAACGTCAGCGCGACGCTCGCGCAGATCGTTGCCGAGGCGCGCGAGGCGCACGCCGCGGCCGCTAGCTACTCGCCACTCGCGCGCACGCGGAAAGACTCGCGCAAGCTGCAGTCGCTTTCCGACCGTGAGTGGGAGGTCGTCGAGCGCGTCGCGCGCGGTCAGCGCGTCGCACAAGTCGCGAGTGACCTCGGTGTCGCAATCTCAACGGCGCGCAATCACCTGAAGGCGTCGTTCAAGAAGCTCGGCGTGAAGTCGCAGGCCGAGCTCGTGGCGCTCGTGCTCGGAGGATCCGGTGGCCCGCGCTAG
- a CDS encoding TonB-dependent receptor — translation MHAAELLTRRLGIRFQAAPLEPESEIVLHVRLLDVEAQQQQEVLGIVGVNLVYGAAFLHEDPDTLLASLFDGLSRDRVEIDLVDFSGHRFSQIDNRVMSLRLVQLGLAPVAAFGPDAEVLLPADLLHGKSVLVERGRFRPVTRVHVDMIRCANARFLRDVPGEEPVVLAEITMRNLLADGEVDLRDFLDRADALCAMGYRVLISDYFEYWRLADYLARFTDKPAGLVMGANSLRDLFDERYYQELPGGILEAFGRLFRNDLRIYVYPYLEPGTQKLTGAHALELPPALQALHQFLCERDALVPMVGYDRSLLRFYSPDILDAIRKADDTWVEAVPTPVARLIRSRGLFGHPSRRRGES, via the coding sequence ATGCACGCGGCGGAGCTGCTCACTCGGCGCCTGGGGATCCGCTTCCAAGCCGCGCCGCTCGAACCCGAGAGCGAGATCGTCCTTCACGTTCGGCTGCTCGACGTCGAGGCACAACAGCAACAGGAAGTGCTCGGCATCGTCGGTGTGAATCTCGTGTACGGCGCGGCTTTTCTCCACGAGGATCCCGACACGTTGCTCGCCTCGTTGTTCGACGGGTTGTCGCGCGACCGCGTCGAGATCGACTTGGTCGACTTCTCGGGCCATCGCTTCTCGCAGATCGACAACCGCGTGATGAGTCTTCGCCTCGTGCAGCTCGGCCTCGCGCCAGTCGCGGCCTTCGGTCCCGACGCTGAGGTGCTGCTCCCTGCCGACCTGCTTCACGGGAAGTCGGTGCTCGTGGAGCGGGGGCGCTTCCGCCCCGTGACGCGCGTGCACGTGGACATGATTCGCTGCGCGAACGCGCGCTTCCTCCGCGACGTGCCCGGGGAGGAGCCCGTCGTGCTGGCCGAGATCACGATGCGCAATCTGCTCGCGGATGGAGAGGTGGACCTGCGCGACTTCCTCGATCGCGCCGACGCGCTGTGCGCGATGGGGTACCGCGTGCTGATCTCCGACTACTTCGAGTACTGGCGCCTCGCGGACTATCTCGCGCGCTTCACGGACAAGCCCGCCGGCCTCGTGATGGGTGCGAACTCGCTGCGCGACCTCTTCGACGAGAGGTACTACCAAGAGCTGCCCGGCGGAATTCTCGAAGCCTTCGGCCGGCTGTTTCGGAACGACCTTCGCATCTACGTGTACCCGTATCTCGAGCCCGGCACGCAGAAGCTCACCGGCGCGCACGCGCTCGAGCTGCCGCCGGCGCTGCAGGCGCTTCACCAATTTCTGTGCGAGCGCGACGCACTGGTGCCCATGGTCGGCTACGACCGTTCGCTGCTGCGCTTTTATTCACCGGACATTCTCGACGCGATCCGAAAGGCGGACGACACCTGGGTCGAAGCGGTCCCGACGCCCGTGGCCCGCTTGATTCGCTCGCGCGGGCTGTTCGGACACCCGAGTCGGCGCCGAGGCGAGTCGTGA
- a CDS encoding response regulator transcription factor: MSNRVVVVDDHAIIRDGIRRLLEVSGEFEVVGEAGDGRSAVELILRTKPDLAVVDIWLPQLSGIDVTTRIREELPACKIVILSQHDRSDFVEAALLEGAAGYVLKSARENDLLAALRVVKQGKCFLSPEIAQHLVTAFARPPEERAMGRARLTGREREVLQLIAEGLSSKEIAATLGVSTRTAETHRNALMAKLGVHKAPGLVRYAIREGLVSP, translated from the coding sequence ATGTCGAATCGCGTTGTCGTGGTTGATGATCACGCCATCATTCGAGATGGAATTCGGCGATTGCTCGAAGTGTCCGGCGAGTTCGAGGTCGTCGGAGAGGCCGGCGACGGGCGCAGCGCAGTCGAGTTGATCTTGCGCACCAAGCCAGATCTCGCGGTCGTCGACATCTGGCTGCCGCAGCTCTCTGGAATCGACGTCACGACGCGCATCCGCGAAGAGCTGCCGGCGTGCAAGATCGTGATCCTTTCGCAGCACGATCGCTCGGACTTCGTCGAGGCCGCACTGCTCGAGGGCGCTGCGGGCTATGTGCTGAAATCGGCGCGAGAGAACGATCTGCTCGCGGCGTTGCGCGTGGTGAAGCAGGGCAAGTGCTTCCTCTCGCCCGAGATCGCCCAGCATCTCGTCACCGCGTTCGCGCGGCCGCCGGAGGAGCGAGCGATGGGGCGGGCGCGGCTCACGGGCCGCGAGCGCGAGGTGCTGCAGCTCATCGCGGAGGGGCTGTCGAGCAAGGAGATCGCCGCCACGCTCGGCGTCTCCACGCGCACGGCGGAGACGCATCGCAACGCGCTGATGGCGAAGCTCGGCGTCCACAAAGCGCCGGGCCTGGTTCGTTACGCAATTCGCGAGGGACTCGTCAGCCCGTAG